A single Rhopalosiphum padi isolate XX-2018 chromosome 4, ASM2088224v1, whole genome shotgun sequence DNA region contains:
- the LOC132929812 gene encoding acetyl-coenzyme A transporter 1-like, which translates to MAVPRVEDEQEHLSALTVADDSNSADVPNLKGDWHNIFILLVLYTMQGIAGFGLYKGVMIIMQANKHITYKDQALLSIVTWQSSLKMIWAPLVDAFCIQKMGRRKSWLIPVQYLIGGCFIYIGNNINEWLPETEKPDVLKLFYAVFFVQILVATQDIVVDGWALTMLKKNNVVYASTCNGVGALLGIMMGSFSLVLFTSENFCNNYLRFTPDTGGIVTKEYFFYCLAVLFILITTLILIFKKEKEYRSEDNYIKLNVIQSYLLIWDILKKPSIQVLLTALLTAEIGFATTEQNLFILKLIETGVPKDNIMVINSSTYIVNIITPIIISKYTSGPKPMSVFLKVTPARLLWNITFVIFIYYTTKFLTTYENIGFPIYYYAVLAILFIINNILSMTMIVSKLALFNRISDPRFGGTYMTLLNTFSNLGTSSSTSLAISMIDFLTFKECPLNYNNNCSTSSQNNTCITNGSSCIVTVNGYYVESALCILFGIGWYYIFRGTLKKLQVKSPSHWMVNVKNNKVKKNETTE; encoded by the exons ATGGCGGTACCACGAGTAGAAGATGAACAAGAACATCTTTCAGCATTGACAGTAGCCGATGATTCGAATTCGGCCGATGTTCCGAATTTGAAAGGCGATtggcataacatttttatattgttagtgCTGTATACAATGCAAGGCATAGCAGGTTTCGGTCTCTATAAAGGAGTGATGATAATAATGCAAGCCAACAAACACATAACTTATAAAGATCAG gcTCTTCTTAGTATAGTTACATGGCAATCTAGCTTGAAAATGATCTGGGCACCTTTAGTAGATGCGTTCTGTATACAAAAAATGGGAAGACGAAAATCTTGGCTAATACctgttcaatatttaattg GAGGATGTTTCATTTATATAGGCAATAATATTAACGAATGGTTACCAGAAACGGAAAAGCCAGACGTATTGAAATTGTTTTACGCGGTTTTCTTCGTTCAAATCTTGGTAGCCACACAAGACATAGTTGTAGACGGTTGGGCACTAACAATGCTAAAGAA gaaTAACGTGGTGTATGCATCAACTTGCAATGGAGTAGGCGCACTACTGGGCATAATGATGGGCTCCTTTTCTCTCGTTTTGTTCACATCAGAAAATTTTTGTAACAACTACTTACGATTTACACCGGATACAGGTGGAATAGTGACCAAAGAAT attttttttactgtttggccgttctttttattttaataacaacattgattttaatcttcaaaaaagaaaaagaatacAGGTCAGAGGACAACTACATAAAGCTCAACGTTATTCAAAGTTATCTACTGATAtgggatattttaaaaaaacctagTATCCAGGTATTGCTGACTGCATTGTTGACAGCAgag attggATTCGCTACAACtgaacaaaatttatttattttaaaactcattGAAACAGGAGTACcaaaagacaatattatggtaataaactCATCAACATACATTGTAAACATTATTACTCCAAtcattatatcaaaatacaCTTCGGGACCTAAACCAATGAGCGTATTCTTAAAAGTAACACCCGccag ATTACTTTGGAACATTacgtttgttatatttatatattatacaacaaaattcCTTACAACTTATGAAAATATAGGTtttccaatttattattatgcagttttagcaatattattcataataaataac attctaagcatGACCATGATAGTGTCTAAATTAGCTTTATTTAATCGTATAAGTGATCCTCGTTTTGGTGGTACATATATGACATTATTGAATACGTTTTCTAATTTGGGAACATCTTCATCGACTTCACTAGCGATTTCAATGATAGATTTTTTAACATTCAAAGAATgcccattaaattataataacaattgttcTACATCAAGTCAAAACAAC ACGTGCATAACAAATGGAAGTAGTTGCATTGTAACAGTTAACGGCTATTACGTAGAATCGGCTCTTTGTATATTGTTTGGAATCGGATGGTACTATATTTTCAGAGGTACGCTTAAAAAGCTCCAAGTAAAGAGCCCTTCTCATTGGATGgtcaatgtaaaaaataataaagtgaagAAAAATGAAACAACTGAGTAG